CATTTTTTTTACTAttcctaacaagcctgactgCTCTCTTACACTTATATTGATTTTTGCCACTTGGTGACTTCACACACATGGGATATTTTTTTCCCCGAGATACCTTTTCACACTGATGATCTAAGACCTTCTAGTGATAGATTTCCCAAATACCCAAGTTAATACTGTGAATGCTGattctctgcatattcaaatTGTCCAGCTGATACTAGACCAgctgtttgatgtgctaagtgatagtatgaatctggtctgcaagctacCTTGAACTAAGTAACCTGTCCTATGTTGTCTGGTATGACATTGGCCAATTAACATAATGCCATTGTTTTACACGGCACCTCTTGAGCAATCAGCCCCATGCTGTGGGCCAGCAGTCCACTATAGACAGTgttgtttgtttgcaaagctgtccttctaacttcagactgattattgtGTGCCACTTACATTAAGTAGTGAAGACTGGCTCCCGTTTCCAACAAGGAGCTGAACAACGAATATTGGTTAGACAtttaacttcctcaaaaacaaCTCTTTTATCTTTAGAAGTGTCAGCTGCTATGTAGAAATCTGAGCTTGGCACAAATGTCTCCCCActaccttccccacccccacccccagcccttGGGCAGGGAATATCCATCATAATTATAAATtctaaaataagtaaatagtgcaaaaaatgaaTAATGAAGTTGTGTTCACATGTTCATGAGGTATTCAGAAAgctgatgttggaggggaagaagttatttATGAGTTGATGAGTGTGGGTTCTCAGGCTTTTCCTCTCTAATGTTAGTAACAAAAAGAGGGCGTGTCCCAGATGGTAAGGGTTTTTAGTGATGGATGTCTCCTTCTTGAAGCACTATCTCCATACCAGctgttgatgcaaccagtcagaatgttctccaacgTACATACATCTACAATAATTTGCCAGACAAATTTAATATAATAGAATTAGCTCCTAAAAGAGTTGCAGATTTTGGAACtctgaaacagaaacaaaaaTGCTAAGAATATCCAGTTGATTGAGCAGCACCTGTGAGGAGAGAAAATTAGTTAACAGCTATGGTCAATGACGCTTCATCAGAAGCAAAGACGTAATAATACAAGTGTGTCCTGAGTTgcagaaaggggaggagcacagaGGAAAATAGGAAATGCTTCTGATAGTGTGGGGTGCAAAGTTGGTCCAGGTGACAAAATGCTTTTGGTGCCTTTTAGTTCATAAAGtatgggagagggggaaggaggggggagaaCATACAGGAAAAGAGAGAGATAGGATGCAGCAGtggctgaaaatctgaaacaaaatagATGTTGGAAGGATGCGGCTGAttagccagcatctgtggaggaaggaAAACTAAGTTAGGTGGATAACTCATTGTCCTGTTAAAAACAGGAAAAGCCAATTATCTGGAGACTCTAGTACTGAGTCCAAAATCCAGAGGACTGCTTAGCTAAAAGATAAGTTGCTGTTTTTCAAAATTGTTTCTTGTAGATTTTTTGGGTCGCTTCATAGAATAATATATAAATTACCTCTGCAGATGGCAATGATCCAACGCACAATTTTAATCCGTCCCAGTCACTTTGTTGTCTCCACACTTTATCAAGGTGCCATGTGGCATAATGTCTAATCTGTTTCGTTACACATCAAAGAACGATGTGCTCTTCTCCTGACATGTCACAAGAGGAGAAAACTAAGCACGAATTAATGCCCAATCAATGAATATCATGAAATAAGCTATTCATCTCAATTATTATCTCTGACACATGTACAGTGTCACCTGGCACATGTTCAAGTGAGGAAGATTAGAGTTATACAGTGGGAATGTTTTTATTAACAGGCACCTTGGGAGGTTCTACGAAATTGAAGATGTTATGTAAGTGTTAGTTGTTGGCATTTTAACTGTGAATGGTGCAGTTAAAATTGTTTGGACAGGAAACAAAATGTTATTGAATATAATGATCTGAATATTATATTAGGTTATCACATTATCCATTTACAGCTGGGGAGTGGATTTGAACAGAAGCTGAACAGGGAAATGCATATTTTCTTTCTCAATCACTTATGATCACAATTTGTTTGGCAAATTCAGATGCATACTCTGGTTGCCACAATTATGTTATCTGATGTTCAGTAAAGGTAAATTGGCAGTGCCATTCAGAAGCCACAAGGATGACAGGTGCGGAAAATAAAAGCTGTTTTCCGCAGGCAATCAAATCACTGATGTGTTTAAAATACAGCTGTAATAATTGACAATTAGCATCTTAACTTCCAAAGGGAAGTGACTTGACCATTGCAAATGACTTTTCTTTCCGCTCCGCACAGGCGGAAAGCTGACGAAAATGGCGTTCAAAGTAGCCAAGCAGCAGAAGCCTATGTTCTCCATGTTGGCTACATGCATGCTtgtgaaaagatttacaaaattacAAAGATTATTCCTGGCCACGAAATCCAAAATGCCTGGTAGCGAAGGGCCTCGTCGTGGCTGCAACCTTACAGCTGCCAAAGTCAACAAGGTTTCCAAGCTAGGCCGAGCAGTCAAGGGGTTTCGAAAGCGTATCAGTGACTTACGGCTTGGCGCTCGGAGAAATGATGCTTGTTACATAAAGAGAGGGGCAGTCCAGCACTCAGAGGTGTCCAAAGAGAAAGCCCTAACATGGGAGGAAGAAAAAGTGACCCCGATAGTCCACCTTGTGGAACATAGACCTGGTGCATCCTGTGACTCCAGTGACTCTGGTGAGTGTGTCTCGTTTTGTCAAACCCATCATTGCTTGCCTCAGTCCTGGCTGTTTCCATTAAGCATGCACTGCAATGATTATGTAAGCGATCCTTCAAAGCATATGTAAATGGTCTTGCTCCATAATTGATTGCAAGCTTTCTTGTGCCCAAAGCTCTATTGCAATCTAGTTCTTCAGATTATAGATAATCCATCACCAACTAAGAGAAAATCTTATCCTTTTATCTCCCCAGATGAGTGTTGCACTTCGGAACGTGTCAGACCAGAGCAACATCAAATCACGGTGATAATGGAGGAGAAGGCGTCTACCCAGACTCAGGGACTCGGAATGGTGAAGCAAGGTACAGAGACTGAACAGGTTCCACAAGGCCCATACGAGGAACGTAGAGAAGACACTGCAGGTGGACAATGGAGAGCAGCCACTTACATGAAAGTGCCCCCTTCGGAATACCAAGGGGCACATCAGTCAGAGGCAATAAGAGCTGCTGCGTCCTCTGTCCCACCGCATTCCCATGACACACACGAGGGGGACCTGTGCCCTATATGCCGCAGGCTAGACACCCTGGTGAGCACTGTGCAGCGTGGATTCAACCACATGCACAGGGACATCAACACACTGCAGAATGTCTCGCAGTACCGTGGGGCCCGTTTGTCCCAGAATGTGATGTCCCTGGTGGGTGCCATGCACACGCTAGTGAGGCTGCACCATTTCTCTACCTTGCCCCGTCGAGATGTGGCCATTCAGACCTCCATTGTCTTAACAGAGAGGTGTCAGGGGATGAATGTTGGGGCAGCATCCAATAACCCCCTAACTACCTCCACTGAAACAATGGTGATGTCGACTGATAATGTCCAGCCATCCAATAACACGACAGAACCCAGAGACACAGTGGTTGAAGTGTCACTTGATCCTGATGGCGACTCTACTGAGAGTATGTCCATTGAAGAATCCTCACTAAACTCTTCAGACAATGACTGGTAAAATCTTGAGTGCAATAACATCGTAGACTATGTTATAGATTGGTACTTTTCTCAAATATGTTCTCTAGGATTGATATACAGTACTTCACTTTTCTTACTGTAAAATTAGAATTAAAGTTGCACCTTTTCAATGTGGTAGTTCTAAGAATTTATGTATTAGTGTAACATGGTGTGTGCAAGCATTTTTCCATGGGTGTAATATTAGAGTTAGCAACTGAATAACGAATATGTTTCCCTTTATCATGCATTTAATCTAAAAATCATCTTCACCTACCTGTACTTTTTGGAATTATTCATAAGGGTTCTTCATTTCCCTAATTAATTACTGTTGTTGGTATAAAAATGAGAATACATGTTATTCATCTTGTGTGGCTGTCAGTTGTGTTTTGCTGTAGGGAGGGGTGTGTAAGGGGTTTTGTTCCCTTGTTTTCCATCTTTACCCTCATGATGTGGAATAAACATTGTGTATCAATCATTCTTTTTCCTGTGTCTACTTTTCATGCCCATGGCATTTCCCGTTCTGTCTAAGTTGCGCCCAAGCTCAGACTTGGCAGAGTAGCATGGAATCTCGAGAATGCTCTTTCTCATGTGactgtctctcactccctctaCATGCCTCATTTGTATCATTTACAAAGCATGAAACTTAGATCATACCACGACAGAGACATGTTACTCTTCATGCTCATAATTTTTCACAAACCATCTGTTAAGACAATCTTTTGTTCCCTATGAAGCACTGATAAGTCAACATACCTTCATGTAAGGCAACTGAAAGCAATTTTGATTTTCTGGATAAATGGATCTTATATTTATCAGTACAAATGCCAGTACTGCAGGTAGTGTGATGTTTAAAGCTTCCCCAAATAGATTTATTGCCTCAGTTACACAGTGGCTGTTGTTTGAGAATAATGAGATTTTCAAGTAATTCAGAACTGTGTGTTTGGTCTAGGAGGTTAATACACTGGGTAAGCTGATGCAGTGACAACATACTCTGAACAGAAGTGCAGCACATTtgacactcaatggccactttattagctacacctgtacacctgctttttaatgcaaatatctgatcagccaatcatgtggcagcaactcaatgcataaacacatgcagacatgatcaaggggttcagttgttgttcagaatgggtgaggaatgtgatcgaagtgactttgaccgtggaatgattgttggcctTGGGGAGGTTGGAGTAtcttgaaagctgcagatttcctggggttttcatgcattagagtctctagaatttacagagaaaaaaaatatccagtgagtggcagttctatgtATGAAAATATCTTGTTAATTGGAGAGATTGGAAGAGAAtgaccagattggttcaagctgtcaggaaggtggcagtatctcaaataaccatgtgctacaacagcgctgtgcagaagagcatctccgaaagCACAACATATTGAGCTTTGAAgtgcatgggctacagcagcaaaagactacAAAATTATACTCAGTAGCCACATcatcaggtacaggaggtacctaataatttGGCCACTGCGTGTATATTGTTCAAAGCCTCTTCATTCCAAAAACTTGGCTCTTAGGTATTCTGCTCAGTATAATGAAGATGCATGAATTAGGGACAGAAATCACCTTCTATTATGTACCTCAAACATGTAATGTAGCGTTAAAGTCTGCTTCTGATGTCATTTCCAGTGAATGTGGTATGTAAGTTGTaaatcagtttattattgtcagatgtactgAGATAATGAGAAGAACTTTGCTTTGCATGCCATTCATATAGGTCTGTCACACGTCATTGCATTAAGGTAGGTTTTTTTTAGTGTGTCGCACCAGTCAGCCATTCctgtctggcgcgtggtgtcaagattggtctcctttcggattaagcgggtcacgatatgaacgttcctgacttgacCCTTTTTATTTAACGAggctgagtggctagctcgacgctcaacccggtacggatggaaagcgtgctcgggggggtAGCCCAatttggattcgaactcgggagccttcgctctggagtccgctgctgatgccattgcgccaccagccagcctatCAAGGTAGCACAAGAGCAATAAAAACATAATGCAGAATTATTAGTTACAATTATAGGGAAAGTGAGAATGCAGGCAGACACAAGGCGTAAAGCCTTATTGGGGAAGATCGTGAGATCATTTTTCCATCTGAGTGGTCTGTTAAATGGTCTTAAGCAGCAGGATAGAACCTGTTCCTCATCTTGGCAGTACGTGTTTtagacttttgtatcttttgctacATGATAGAGGGGTGAAGAAAGAATGTCCTGGATGGATGATGTTCTTGATAAGAATGAGTGCATTACCATGGCAGTGAGAAGAGTAGACAGAGGGGAGACTTAATTGCTGTGATATCTTGTAGTAGCAagtgtcctccaatcctctgtaCTCTCTTGCTGTCTCCtaagcagagcagttgccgtaccatgctgtgatgcatccagtggggcagcatagtggttagcacaatgctttatgttACAggcgacacaggttcaattcctacggctgactgtaaggagttccctcattctcctcgtgactgcgtgagttccctcctacagtccaaagacataacagttggtaggttaattagtcattgtaaactgtcctatgATAGggccaggattaaattgggggattactgCGTGACATGACtcagagggctggaagggcctactccaccctgtatctcaataaataaataaaataaaaatggtaTATTTTCTATAATTCGTCTATCAAAATTGATAGGGGTCAAAAAGGACATACCATATTTTTATGCCAGGTCACTGCATCTAGTCTATCCTCGATATTATCAAGGAAAGGCAGTGTTCTAAGAGATGCCAATAAAAGTATCTAAGGGTGATGCAACAATGATAAGAGAAATAATATCTACACATAGTTTTTTTACTCTAGACAAAAAAAAAGGTGGTGGAGTTCTAATTGAGACCTGTGAAAGATGGAAGTACTGGTGGTAGAAAATGCATTATAGTTACTTGTTAGGCATGGCACCTCTTAAACCCATAATGGCTACCATCAAGAAATGTGAATGTAGAAGAAAACCCCAGTAGAATTTCTTCCAAGTGGCACACCAATTTGCCATGCCTCCATTTTTGTGTGAGTCCAGATTTTTGTACTCCCTATCCTGTCATTCTCTGAggagcaccttcaccagaaaGATTGTGGTAGTTAGAAGCCAGTACCTTCTGAAGAGGCAGTTAGGGATGCTGATAAATCTGAGCCTCTGAGAGATACTGATTCCTACAAATTAGTATTGGAAAAGAACAGCATTAGGGTTtttcagtggaaaaaaaagttgattgctaAAATATTCAGTTATTGTGGAGAGAAAATATTAGTATATTTCCTTCCACCTATGGCCcatctcctcccctatcagattcattTCTGTCTAGCAGTTTATCTTTCTCTCCCTCCTGGctacacctatcaccttatacttaccctccttcccctctccctgagtttttattctggtgtcttcccccttccattgcagtcctgaagaaggatgccagcacttttgtgtgtgttatattaGATCACTGCCACAGGAACCATACAACTGAAGGGCAGGAAGAGGAAGCTGGATAATTGCATGAGGAAGAAAGGAACAGATGAAGCTTGTTGATAGTGGATGTTGGCTCATTTAGGACATGAATCATGGACATCAACAGTACTGAAGAGTCCATTGTGTCTGTCCAGGTTCTTAACAACTTTTGATTCTATAGCCTTACAGTTCACAGACCTTCATGAATTAGTCAGCAGTACACCTGTGTTCTATTTTGAATTCCCACTAACTCTATAAAAGTGTAGAACACCATCTTCTTGCAGGGTGATGGTCCAGGCCAGGTTCAGTGATGTGACCTTCATACCTCCAGCAACCATGACCTCAGTGTGGAGTGTTCATGTTCTCCCAGCGGCCGCGAGGGTTTCCCCTGGTTGctctcatttcctcccacatcccaaaatacATGCAGCCTGGTAAGTTGCCCCTAATGTACAGGAAGGTGGTAGAATCTGGGTTAGTGTTGGAGAATGTGGGACTGTAAATAGGATGAGTGAAAATAGATGCTTCAGGTCAAGAGGCCTTGTTCTGTACTGTATGACACTATGACACTCAGCTACAGGCTTTGTCCCAACATTATAAAAGGGCACCAATTAAAAAAGATCCCTAGAGCCCAGAACAAAAATGGAGTCCTACTAACTTCAGATGAGAACAGGTTGTTCCTCAATAGCTGGTTATCGCAGGAGATAATAAAACTTGTGATATTTAGCATCGATCCAAAATTCATCTTGCTGGTATGCATTCAGAAATCAGCCATCAGTTCTCAACCAAGTATTTTCCTCTCTTACACAGTGTGGTAAATCTAAAATTTATTTCCCATCCCAAATTCCAGTTCCAGTTTTCCACAAGAGAGCATTCTGCAAGACAGATTCCCAATCTTCATTTATAACGGCAGCTTGTTTAGCTCACTCGTGAGGGGATTCTCGATGCTAGGATTGAGAACGGAGTTAAAATAAAACCTAGGTCTTagttcataaaaccataagacataggagcagaagtaggccattcagtccatcaattctgctccattattagatcatggctgatttttatgttccttctcaaccccattatcctggTTTCCCAATGTAACATTTGAAGCCTTTACTGAGCAAGAACGTAGCAACTTCCGTTTTTAGCATACCCAATGAttctgcctccacagccatcttgggcaatgaattccacagattcaccaccttatggctaaagaaattccttctcatctctgttctaaagggaagtcctcccattctgaggttgtgccctctgatcctagactctcccacaactgGAAACATCGTCACCACATTCACTGTATTTAGGCCTTAGTCCCTAGATTAGTAACAGCATAATAGCCGTTGTatcttcagtccatcaagtctacaCCGATCATCAATCGCGTATTTTACACCAGTCCTACGTTAATCCCTTCTTTTGTTCTTCCCCCACTTTCTCACCAGCATCCTTTCCCCCCCAGCAGATTCTGGCAATCACCAACACACAGGGACAGTTTACAGAAGCCAAATAACCTATGTAGAAAGAAATTCAGatgtaggaagaaaccagagccccCATGCcgacacagggagaatgtggaaactccacacagacagcacttaATGTCAGGATAGATCCCGGCACCCTGATGCCGTGGGCAGCAGCACTATCTGAGCTGCCCTCTCTCCTCTTAACAATTTTCCAACATCTATCCCTGAAATCTCTTATCTTAACAAGCAGAAAAACATTCCCACAATAAAGGAGCCACCATTATTACAAGGTGCAAGCAAATTTCAACAGTTTCAAATGAGTGAGTCCAGAGATGTTTCAAACATCACAGTTGTAGCAATGTGGAAATATAAAAGGAAGTCATAAACACAATGCAAATAACTTTACTGCTGTGAGCACAGGGCTAGTTTAGAATTTGACAAGCAAAATGTGCATATacgttcccctggtcctcacctaccaccccaccagcctccgggtccaacatattattctccgtaacttccgccacctccaacgggatcccaccactaagcacatctttccctcccccccccccgcattccgcagggatcgctccctacacaactcccttgtccattcgttcccccccatccctccccactgatctccctcctggcacttatccgtgtaagcggaacaagtgctgcacatgcccttacacttcctcccttgccaccattcagggccccaaacagtccttccaggtgaggcaacacttcacctgtgagtcgactggggtgatatactgcgtccggtgctccgatgtggccttttatatattggcgagacctgacgcagattgggagaccgctttgctgaacatctatgctctgtccgccagagaaagcaggatctcccagtggccacacattttaattccacatcccattcccattctgacatgtctatccacggcctcctctactgtaaagatgaagccacactcaggttggaggaacaacaccttgtattccgtttgggtagcctccaacctgatggcatgaacatcgacttctctaactaccgctaaggccccacctccccctcgtaacccatctgttactcatttttatgcacacattctttctctcactctcctttttctccctccgtccctctgaatatacctcttgcccatcctctgggtcccccccccctttatttctccccgggcctcctgtcccatgatcctctcatatcccttttgcctatcacctgt
The DNA window shown above is from Mobula birostris isolate sMobBir1 chromosome 5, sMobBir1.hap1, whole genome shotgun sequence and carries:
- the LOC140198014 gene encoding uncharacterized protein isoform X1, which encodes MGSDESQRRVTFHLPDGSQESCSDSGLGDHEPVNGGPLISHPLPLVQPQDEFYEQASPDKRTEADGNSDPNSMYMPSSANIMYRVSTGGKLTKMAFKVAKQQKPMFSMLATCMLVKRFTKLQRLFLATKSKMPGSEGPRRGCNLTAAKVNKVSKLGRAVKGFRKRISDLRLGARRNDACYIKRGAVQHSEVSKEKALTWEEEKVTPIVHLVEHRPGASCDSSDSDECCTSERVRPEQHQITVIMEEKASTQTQGLGMVKQGTETEQVPQGPYEERREDTAGGQWRAATYMKVPPSEYQGAHQSEAIRAAASSVPPHSHDTHEGDLCPICRRLDTLVSTVQRGFNHMHRDINTLQNVSQYRGARLSQNVMSLVGAMHTLVRLHHFSTLPRRDVAIQTSIVLTERCQGMNVGAASNNPLTTSTETMVMSTDNVQPSNNTTEPRDTVVEVSLDPDGDSTESMSIEESSLNSSDNDW
- the LOC140198014 gene encoding uncharacterized protein isoform X2, which translates into the protein MGSDESQRRVTFHLPDGSQESCSDSGLGDHEPVNGGPLISHPLPLVQPQDEFYEQASPDKRTEADGNSDPNSSGKLTKMAFKVAKQQKPMFSMLATCMLVKRFTKLQRLFLATKSKMPGSEGPRRGCNLTAAKVNKVSKLGRAVKGFRKRISDLRLGARRNDACYIKRGAVQHSEVSKEKALTWEEEKVTPIVHLVEHRPGASCDSSDSDECCTSERVRPEQHQITVIMEEKASTQTQGLGMVKQGTETEQVPQGPYEERREDTAGGQWRAATYMKVPPSEYQGAHQSEAIRAAASSVPPHSHDTHEGDLCPICRRLDTLVSTVQRGFNHMHRDINTLQNVSQYRGARLSQNVMSLVGAMHTLVRLHHFSTLPRRDVAIQTSIVLTERCQGMNVGAASNNPLTTSTETMVMSTDNVQPSNNTTEPRDTVVEVSLDPDGDSTESMSIEESSLNSSDNDW
- the LOC140198014 gene encoding uncharacterized protein isoform X3, with the protein product MGSDEPQDEFYEQASPDKRTEADGNSDPNSMYMPSSANIMYRVSTGGKLTKMAFKVAKQQKPMFSMLATCMLVKRFTKLQRLFLATKSKMPGSEGPRRGCNLTAAKVNKVSKLGRAVKGFRKRISDLRLGARRNDACYIKRGAVQHSEVSKEKALTWEEEKVTPIVHLVEHRPGASCDSSDSDECCTSERVRPEQHQITVIMEEKASTQTQGLGMVKQGTETEQVPQGPYEERREDTAGGQWRAATYMKVPPSEYQGAHQSEAIRAAASSVPPHSHDTHEGDLCPICRRLDTLVSTVQRGFNHMHRDINTLQNVSQYRGARLSQNVMSLVGAMHTLVRLHHFSTLPRRDVAIQTSIVLTERCQGMNVGAASNNPLTTSTETMVMSTDNVQPSNNTTEPRDTVVEVSLDPDGDSTESMSIEESSLNSSDNDW